In one window of Lacticaseibacillus casei DSM 20011 = JCM 1134 = ATCC 393 DNA:
- a CDS encoding IS30 family transposase — protein MQKQDSTHRQKGQHLTSLERGKVAGFRQAGKSNRWIAAEIGVCPQTINNEIKRGTVDQVKKSNGKRVYHRQYLPEAAQARYETARLSCHRPDKFASVQVFLAWYVQRAKQDKWSPDASIGYAKRHKLFTPEELVCASTLYQYIDDQRLEIRNIDLLEKTKRKTSHQHHTKAKRLAGRSIEERPKVVERRRQFGHWEMDTIVGKRNGKESVILTLIERKTRCQLLRLIEGRDADSVSYALRGIKREWGACIKTITADNGPEFTALNTAFAGTETEIFYAHPYTSCDRGTNEAHNRMIRQDFPKGMSLDDISPSQVQATQDRLNQLPRKQQGYCTPQQNFEAEARRVRRMAQ, from the coding sequence ATGCAGAAACAGGATAGCACACACCGCCAAAAAGGTCAGCACTTAACATCACTCGAGCGCGGAAAAGTGGCCGGATTCCGCCAAGCTGGGAAGTCCAATCGTTGGATTGCTGCTGAAATTGGCGTCTGCCCGCAGACCATTAATAATGAAATCAAGCGAGGTACAGTAGATCAGGTCAAGAAGAGTAATGGCAAGCGCGTCTACCATCGACAATACCTGCCAGAGGCTGCTCAGGCACGTTACGAGACTGCACGCTTGAGCTGCCATCGTCCTGACAAGTTCGCCAGCGTACAGGTCTTCTTAGCCTGGTACGTACAGCGAGCTAAGCAGGACAAATGGTCGCCGGATGCTTCAATCGGCTATGCCAAGCGACACAAGCTGTTTACTCCTGAAGAGCTTGTTTGTGCCTCGACTTTGTACCAGTACATTGACGACCAACGCCTAGAGATTCGAAATATCGACCTGTTGGAGAAGACTAAGCGGAAGACCTCTCACCAGCACCACACCAAGGCTAAGCGCCTGGCTGGCCGCAGTATCGAGGAACGGCCTAAGGTCGTTGAACGACGCAGGCAGTTCGGTCACTGGGAGATGGATACCATTGTCGGTAAACGCAATGGCAAGGAGAGCGTCATCTTGACTCTGATTGAGCGCAAGACCCGTTGCCAACTTCTCCGCTTGATCGAAGGACGAGATGCAGACTCTGTGAGCTATGCATTGCGTGGAATCAAGCGCGAATGGGGAGCTTGCATCAAGACCATCACAGCCGACAACGGACCCGAGTTCACCGCCTTAAATACTGCTTTTGCTGGGACGGAAACTGAGATCTTCTACGCCCATCCTTACACGTCCTGCGACCGTGGCACCAACGAGGCACATAACCGGATGATCCGCCAGGACTTCCCTAAGGGCATGTCCCTAGATGACATTAGCCCTAGTCAAGTGCAGGCCACGCAAGACCGCTTGAATCAGTTGCCTCGCAAACAACAGGGCTACTGCACACCCCAGCAAAACTTTGAGGCCGAAGCTCGGCGCGTTCGCCGCATGGCCCAGTAG
- a CDS encoding YjdF family protein, with product MTNQGKLTVYFEQPFYRGLFEQVVGDTYRVAKVTFGTQAPTANELLCLIQQRWGSLHWVAAQESVLSEVPLTMNPKRRSRQARKEVRDSRKGRASTLLKLEHKQNLRLKKQQRKRLKDQHAREVHLKKQTKRLEKHRGH from the coding sequence TTGACGAATCAAGGCAAGCTAACAGTTTATTTTGAACAGCCCTTTTATCGGGGGCTATTCGAACAAGTAGTGGGTGACACGTATCGTGTTGCCAAGGTTACATTTGGTACGCAGGCTCCGACAGCGAATGAGTTGTTGTGTTTGATTCAACAACGATGGGGCAGCTTGCACTGGGTAGCGGCCCAAGAAAGCGTTCTTTCTGAAGTGCCACTGACGATGAACCCGAAGAGGCGCAGTAGGCAAGCACGAAAAGAGGTTCGGGACTCCAGAAAAGGCCGAGCATCAACACTTTTGAAGTTAGAGCACAAACAGAACTTGCGGTTGAAAAAGCAACAACGAAAGCGGCTAAAAGATCAGCATGCTCGTGAAGTTCATTTGAAGAAACAGACCAAACGTTTGGAGAAGCATCGCGGTCATTGA
- a CDS encoding ISNCY family transposase, with the protein MKKVVLTMKEEERYRVIKAVVNGKTSVQRAAVKLKRSERTIYRLIKLYKQQGKDGFIHGNTGREPANKRNAQLERQIIHLYTNKYAGFNIAHFHEFLTTAEQIAISESSLRLLFRHHHILSPKAHKATKRRVKRELKEKEKKAKLLSKRDEATLSAIEVVENIKAHPERPRKHYSGEQVQMDASWEYWFGTQKTTLHAAIDDQSGNVVGGYFAKQETLSGYYHVFAQVLRDYGAPAEFLTDRRTVFNSNKKEGSPSTENPLTRFGYACQTLGTELSATSIPQAKGRIERLLETFQDRLTSELRLHNITTIADANRFLVGFIKRYNDRFASTIKSSMSVFEKQLTPKEIDNILIIANERSIGHGHCVRFDNKRYLPHRNGELVYLPPHTKVLVIKSFTGRLYMTTDDDQVYDLFCVPKEQFMSAKFDLTPAAAPTPKRTKKIPAITHPWRRTNYRDYLDSLGINRTRVKQLVAERYPYKNSQAIQV; encoded by the coding sequence ATGAAGAAGGTTGTCTTAACAATGAAAGAAGAAGAACGTTACCGAGTCATCAAAGCAGTGGTCAATGGTAAGACCTCCGTGCAACGCGCAGCCGTTAAGCTCAAGCGCTCCGAACGAACCATCTACCGACTGATCAAGCTTTACAAGCAACAAGGCAAAGACGGCTTTATCCATGGTAATACCGGCCGTGAGCCTGCCAACAAACGCAACGCGCAACTCGAACGCCAGATCATTCATCTGTACACCAACAAGTATGCCGGTTTCAACATCGCTCATTTCCACGAGTTCTTAACCACTGCCGAACAAATCGCCATCTCCGAATCCTCACTCCGGCTCTTATTCAGACACCACCACATCCTTTCACCCAAAGCCCACAAGGCCACGAAACGTCGGGTCAAGCGTGAGTTAAAAGAGAAAGAAAAGAAGGCCAAGCTCCTATCCAAACGTGATGAAGCCACCTTGTCAGCCATCGAGGTCGTTGAAAACATCAAAGCCCATCCAGAACGTCCTCGGAAACATTATTCTGGTGAACAGGTACAAATGGATGCTTCCTGGGAGTATTGGTTTGGTACTCAAAAAACCACCTTACACGCAGCCATTGATGATCAGTCCGGGAACGTTGTCGGCGGCTACTTTGCCAAACAAGAAACACTCAGCGGCTATTATCATGTGTTTGCCCAAGTCCTTCGCGATTATGGCGCTCCAGCAGAATTCCTAACGGATCGGCGCACCGTGTTTAACAGCAACAAAAAAGAGGGCTCACCTTCGACCGAGAACCCTCTTACACGTTTCGGTTATGCCTGCCAGACACTTGGAACAGAACTTTCGGCCACCAGTATTCCGCAAGCCAAAGGCCGTATAGAACGTCTTCTGGAGACTTTTCAAGATCGGCTCACAAGTGAACTGCGGTTGCATAACATCACCACAATCGCAGATGCCAATCGGTTTTTGGTCGGCTTTATCAAGCGTTACAATGACCGCTTCGCATCTACCATCAAAAGTAGCATGTCGGTGTTTGAGAAGCAACTAACACCCAAGGAAATTGACAATATTTTGATCATTGCCAATGAACGCAGCATCGGCCACGGACATTGTGTTCGCTTTGATAACAAACGCTATCTGCCACACCGGAATGGCGAATTGGTTTACTTACCACCGCATACAAAGGTCTTAGTCATCAAAAGCTTCACGGGCAGACTTTATATGACCACTGATGATGACCAGGTGTACGATCTTTTCTGTGTGCCAAAAGAACAGTTCATGTCAGCCAAATTCGATCTTACGCCAGCTGCGGCACCAACTCCTAAACGAACCAAGAAAATCCCGGCAATTACGCATCCGTGGCGCCGCACCAACTATCGCGATTACCTTGATTCTCTTGGCATTAACAGGACAAGGGTTAAACAGTTGGTCGCCGAACGATATCCATACAAGAATTCACAAGCGATTCAAGTCTAA
- a CDS encoding GNAT family N-acetyltransferase — MNIQVRRFETADAQVVAKLVARVLRESNSKDYSSDYIEKDIQKMGSDFFIEKAEQTHFYVFCDHNKIIGTGAIGSYWGSQDEFSLFDIFVLPEYQGQGVGRLIIETLEEDEYFKRASRVEIPASITGVEFYRHMGYDFKHGDKKIDDEKLHRLEKFPN, encoded by the coding sequence ATGAATATTCAGGTAAGACGTTTTGAAACAGCTGATGCTCAGGTAGTAGCGAAGCTTGTCGCTCGAGTATTGAGAGAATCGAATAGTAAAGATTACTCCTCTGATTATATTGAAAAGGATATTCAGAAAATGGGGAGTGATTTCTTTATCGAGAAGGCTGAACAGACTCATTTCTATGTATTCTGTGATCACAATAAAATCATCGGCACTGGTGCAATTGGTTCGTACTGGGGAAGCCAGGATGAATTTAGTCTTTTCGATATCTTTGTGCTTCCAGAATATCAAGGACAGGGCGTTGGTCGTTTGATTATTGAGACGCTTGAAGAAGATGAATATTTCAAACGGGCTAGCCGTGTTGAAATTCCGGCTTCAATTACTGGTGTGGAGTTTTACCGGCATATGGGTTATGACTTCAAACATGGTGATAAGAAAATTGATGATGAGAAACTTCATCGGCTTGAGAAGTTCCCAAATTAG
- the mscL gene encoding large-conductance mechanosensitive channel protein MscL, translating to MIKEFRDFIMRGNVLDLAVGVIIGGAFTSVVTSLTKNLINPIISMFAGKTDLSGMYFTLFNAKFKYGNFLNDVINFLIVAFVVFLIVKAVNRIMPAKKSDVPTVSKEELLLTQIRDLLQNSK from the coding sequence ATGATTAAGGAATTTCGGGACTTTATTATGCGAGGCAATGTTCTTGACTTAGCCGTTGGTGTTATTATCGGGGGCGCTTTTACTTCTGTGGTAACCTCACTGACTAAGAACTTAATAAATCCAATTATTTCAATGTTTGCAGGAAAGACTGATTTAAGTGGTATGTATTTTACTCTCTTTAACGCAAAGTTTAAGTATGGCAACTTTTTGAACGATGTTATTAACTTCCTTATAGTTGCATTTGTTGTATTTCTCATCGTGAAAGCCGTCAATCGAATTATGCCCGCAAAGAAGAGCGATGTTCCCACAGTATCAAAAGAAGAGCTTCTGCTTACACAGATACGTGACTTGCTTCAAAATAGCAAATGA
- a CDS encoding GlsB/YeaQ/YmgE family stress response membrane protein, translated as MHFLWALIVGAIIGAIAGAITSKGKSMGWFANIIAGLVGSAIGEGLLGHWGPQLAGMALIPSIIGAIIVVAVVSFFVGRSKD; from the coding sequence ATGCATTTTCTTTGGGCTTTAATTGTTGGTGCTATTATTGGTGCAATTGCTGGTGCTATCACTAGCAAGGGCAAATCGATGGGCTGGTTTGCTAACATCATTGCAGGATTAGTGGGTTCTGCAATTGGTGAGGGACTTTTAGGCCATTGGGGGCCACAACTGGCAGGAATGGCTTTGATTCCTTCAATTATCGGCGCAATTATTGTTGTTGCCGTAGTCTCCTTCTTTGTTGGCAGATCAAAAGACTGA